The following coding sequences are from one Candidatus Borkfalkia ceftriaxoniphila window:
- a CDS encoding HTH domain-containing protein, with the protein MNNRQGNKKISLILVLKALEQMSDMAHPVSQIHLVKMVNDIGGVLDCDVWCDRKTVGRHIKLLIAAGYDIVSVKRKGYYLNKNEFTKAESETLINLVKNSKLDELEKMRLQKKLIAQQSNVNMKKLKQYLKK; encoded by the coding sequence ATGAATAATCGTCAAGGAAATAAAAAGATTTCGTTGATTTTGGTTTTAAAAGCGTTGGAACAGATGAGTGATATGGCGCATCCTGTTTCTCAAATTCATCTTGTAAAGATGGTAAATGATATAGGAGGTGTATTGGATTGTGATGTATGGTGTGACAGAAAGACCGTCGGCAGGCATATTAAGTTGTTGATTGCCGCGGGGTATGACATTGTTTCTGTAAAAAGAAAAGGGTATTATTTAAATAAAAACGAATTTACCAAAGCAGAAAGTGAAACACTGATAAATTTAGTTAAAAATTCAAAATTAGATGAATTAGAAAAAATGAGATTACAAAAAAAATTGATTGCGCAACAAAGTAACGTGAATATGAAAAAATTAAAACAATATTTGAAAAAATAA
- a CDS encoding vWA domain-containing protein: MKENLTELVFILDRSGSMHNLEEETIVGFNSLVDKQRKNSTETLLTVILFDNEYKVLYKRENVNQIRPLTNKEYFARGSTALLDAIGKTIDGVGKTLLYTSEEDRPSKILFVIMTDGKENASCLYTSEQIREKITHQKEKYSWEFLFLGANIDTVTTAGQIGISADRAAQYSCDVRGIRNCFNEALVLAVDEFRDDKEISTSWKKILESDIERKNAMDRIENRRKKRLWMKD; this comes from the coding sequence ATGAAAGAAAATTTAACGGAACTCGTTTTCATTTTGGACAGGAGCGGTTCCATGCATAATTTAGAAGAAGAAACGATCGTTGGTTTTAATTCGTTGGTAGATAAGCAAAGAAAAAATTCAACGGAAACATTGCTGACTGTAATTTTATTTGATAATGAATACAAGGTATTATATAAACGTGAAAACGTTAATCAAATCAGACCTCTTACAAATAAAGAATATTTTGCTCGTGGCTCAACGGCATTGTTGGATGCTATCGGAAAGACAATTGACGGGGTTGGAAAAACATTGTTATATACTTCGGAGGAAGATCGTCCATCTAAAATTTTATTCGTTATTATGACGGATGGTAAGGAAAATGCAAGCTGTTTATATACATCAGAACAAATACGTGAAAAAATTACGCATCAGAAAGAAAAGTATTCATGGGAATTTTTGTTTTTAGGCGCAAATATAGACACTGTCACAACAGCGGGGCAAATCGGTATATCTGCGGATCGGGCTGCACAGTATTCTTGTGATGTCCGCGGAATACGAAATTGTTTCAACGAAGCGTTAGTTTTAGCGGTGGATGAATTTCGCGACGATAAAGAAATTTCGACAAGTTGGAAAAAAATCTTAGAGTCAGATATTGAGAGAAAGAACGCCATGGATAGGATAGAAAATCGGAGAAAAAAACGGCTGTGGATGAAAGATTAA
- a CDS encoding ADP-ribosylglycohydrolase family protein: protein MIGAVIGDIVGSRFEYDNCKNKNFELFAKECFPTDDTIMTVAVGKAILEIEGEYQNLGARAIRCMQELGRPYPRCGYGSRFYDWIYSEKPEPYESYGNGAAMRICAVGFAARNAQEVRQMSKTVTEISHNHPEGLRGAEAVAMAILLARQCKSKEEIRSEILKNYYSIDFRLAQIRDSYEYHVDCQGSVPQALEAFFESVGFEDAIRNAISIGGDSDTIAAITGSVAEAYYGIPVPLREKAEKYLNNSKYAPIFFWLKKFEKMFP from the coding sequence ATGATAGGTGCGGTAATCGGAGATATCGTGGGCAGCCGATTTGAATACGACAATTGTAAAAACAAAAATTTTGAGCTTTTTGCCAAAGAATGTTTTCCTACCGATGATACGATCATGACTGTGGCTGTCGGGAAAGCTATTTTGGAGATTGAAGGAGAGTATCAAAATCTCGGGGCTCGTGCGATACGCTGTATGCAAGAGTTGGGAAGACCATATCCGCGTTGCGGATATGGTTCTAGATTCTATGACTGGATATATTCCGAAAAGCCGGAACCGTACGAAAGTTATGGTAATGGGGCAGCAATGAGAATCTGTGCAGTTGGATTTGCGGCGCGGAATGCGCAAGAAGTTAGACAAATGTCGAAAACAGTGACGGAGATTAGTCATAATCATCCGGAAGGTTTAAGAGGTGCGGAAGCCGTCGCTATGGCAATATTGCTTGCGAGACAATGTAAAAGTAAAGAAGAAATTCGCTCCGAAATTTTAAAAAATTATTATTCGATCGATTTTAGGTTGGCGCAAATCCGCGATTCGTATGAGTACCATGTTGATTGTCAGGGGAGCGTTCCGCAAGCCTTGGAGGCTTTTTTTGAATCGGTCGGTTTCGAGGATGCCATACGGAATGCAATCAGTATCGGAGGAGATAGTGATACGATTGCCGCAATTACGGGTTCGGTTGCAGAAGCATATTATGGTATTCCCGTACCGCTGAGGGAAAAAGCAGAAAAATATTTGAATAACAGCAAGTATGCTCCTATATTTTTTTGGTTAAAAAAATTTGAAAAAATGTTTCCTTGA
- a CDS encoding helix-turn-helix domain-containing protein: MNDFYNFFQSAKLDVDMAAYLDIGTEWKHMVSAFQYVRIYYIRSGSARLTLTDGILPLEEGYMYFIPAFSILNGTCDHHLGHYFIHIIPDLVTEHFLKLLPLQHRIKMDRDTADYLFCLLSKTFNQRSFYSQFAMDSVLKLILSYFFENMQELSVPSGMERFTKVFEYIDSHINEKIHIKDLSALVYMDDAYFSNLFKKTFGVSLQKYILEKKTDKARYLLSTDMTIADIANALDFYDAASFTNFFKKQTNLTPKDFRKQLFTLKP, translated from the coding sequence ATGAACGATTTTTACAATTTTTTTCAATCTGCGAAACTGGACGTCGATATGGCGGCGTATCTGGATATCGGCACGGAATGGAAACACATGGTCAGCGCCTTCCAATACGTGCGTATCTATTATATCCGCTCGGGTTCCGCACGGCTTACCCTGACCGACGGGATTTTGCCATTGGAAGAAGGATATATGTACTTTATTCCCGCTTTTTCCATACTGAACGGCACCTGCGACCATCATTTGGGGCATTATTTCATTCATATCATTCCCGACCTCGTCACCGAGCACTTTTTGAAACTTCTCCCCTTGCAGCACCGGATCAAAATGGACAGAGATACCGCGGACTACCTGTTCTGTCTTTTATCGAAAACTTTTAATCAGCGTTCCTTTTATTCTCAATTCGCCATGGACAGCGTCTTAAAATTGATACTTTCCTATTTTTTCGAGAACATGCAGGAATTATCCGTTCCGTCGGGCATGGAACGCTTCACCAAAGTTTTCGAATACATCGACAGCCATATCAACGAAAAGATCCATATCAAAGACCTTTCCGCGCTCGTCTATATGGACGACGCCTATTTTTCAAACCTGTTCAAAAAAACATTCGGCGTCTCACTGCAAAAATATATTCTCGAAAAGAAAACCGATAAGGCGCGGTATCTGCTTTCCACCGACATGACAATCGCGGACATCGCCAACGCGCTGGATTTTTACGACGCCGCCTCTTTTACCAACTTTTTCAAAAAGCAGACCAATCTCACCCCGAAAGATTTCCGCAAACAACTTTTCACCCTCAAGCCCTAA
- a CDS encoding SGNH/GDSL hydrolase family protein: MKLKKFASFLGFVLTLCFAAGCAQSAPPEPGFDAADLPFYVEDTDSLNYSYTACERIQPFWQGNVIYNEQIMVVKKDGKTEGRLLYDAKRVISVRDWTLEKEYEAGKDYMIEGDTITLPAGSSIPVFDDEWSRGVNVPEVYPEGNAGTGYVMIGDGNSVMYTETGLIYKNYIHVTYVYDPAAADRSNFKKFSDDLYGLSQKIGKKEDIEMVVFGDSISEGHSSSELWGHAPYSPPYAKLVKEGLELFGGIKVGYENISKGGMDSSWAADEEQLAKLTSLAPDLLLVAFGTNDSLNNLEGKTYRANIEKIIETAKAANSECQILLIAPFPSNEKVKSAHSHELICRTLQSISESCAAKNILDVAYVSLYEGVRDMLETKNYYEVAGNNANHPNDFIHRFYAMNILSAIFDFDALAAK, translated from the coding sequence ATGAAATTGAAAAAGTTTGCTTCGTTTCTCGGTTTCGTGCTGACGTTATGCTTTGCGGCCGGCTGCGCGCAGTCCGCGCCGCCCGAACCCGGATTCGACGCGGCGGATTTACCTTTTTATGTGGAGGATACGGACAGTTTGAATTACAGTTATACCGCCTGCGAACGCATTCAGCCGTTCTGGCAGGGCAACGTCATTTACAATGAACAGATCATGGTCGTGAAAAAGGACGGCAAGACGGAGGGACGTCTGTTATATGACGCAAAACGCGTGATCTCCGTGCGCGACTGGACGCTGGAAAAAGAATACGAGGCGGGCAAAGATTACATGATAGAGGGCGATACGATCACGCTTCCCGCGGGAAGTTCCATTCCCGTGTTCGACGACGAATGGTCGCGCGGCGTGAACGTGCCCGAAGTTTACCCCGAGGGCAACGCGGGGACGGGCTATGTGATGATCGGAGACGGCAACAGCGTTATGTATACGGAAACGGGATTGATTTATAAGAATTACATTCACGTGACCTATGTATATGACCCCGCGGCTGCGGACCGCTCGAATTTCAAAAAGTTTTCGGACGATTTGTACGGGCTGTCGCAAAAAATCGGAAAGAAAGAGGATATCGAAATGGTCGTATTCGGGGACAGTATCTCCGAGGGGCACTCTTCCAGCGAATTGTGGGGGCACGCGCCGTATTCGCCCCCGTATGCGAAACTCGTCAAAGAGGGGCTTGAATTGTTCGGCGGCATCAAAGTGGGCTATGAAAACATTTCCAAGGGAGGCATGGATTCTTCTTGGGCGGCGGACGAGGAGCAACTTGCGAAACTGACCTCTCTCGCGCCCGATCTTCTGCTCGTCGCGTTCGGCACGAACGATTCGTTGAACAATCTGGAAGGGAAAACTTACCGCGCCAATATCGAAAAGATCATCGAAACGGCAAAAGCGGCCAACAGCGAATGTCAGATCCTTCTCATTGCGCCCTTTCCGTCCAACGAAAAGGTGAAATCCGCGCACAGCCACGAACTCATTTGCCGTACGTTGCAAAGCATTTCGGAGAGTTGTGCGGCGAAAAACATACTCGACGTGGCGTACGTGAGCCTGTACGAGGGCGTGCGCGATATGCTCGAAACGAAAAATTATTACGAAGTGGCGGGAAACAACGCCAACCATCCCAACGATTTTATTCACCGCTTTTATGCGATGAATATACTGAGCGCGATATTCGATTTTGACGCCCTCGCGGCGAAATAA
- a CDS encoding ABC transporter substrate-binding protein, translating into MKKILCAFLTLALFCAVGAGCRPNIIDKPDDEYEVNLNVDKNISETLTILVPSNDGGLEESYIEALKPGFKEMFPNVEIKLDRRTISDAKYAESISSAIASSNVPDLFYTNTVFYYYLVSKNCVVSLEPYYEATKKAGTLDLEADYYNSFFNMSTYENKRYVVPRSMDSVVTYYNTEILQAAGIDPETDERFSNDWTWEDLVSVCYDLNAYFSSEEGKAAGYGNAFALHADFDWEAVFNAMMLSYGAEVFDGEGKVAVESENMKTMAKMIRELAEAGRILRTSTSGSTFGNGNCAFHFSSLGPARMDLNAAIKGKFDALPFPLIGKDPKIGCGFAGWGISSTTPVGAKRDLAWQFLQYMISKEGQSALINAGLATPSVRIDLAEEKAWSKGYQDLNLDAWLVGEEYKVSSKFFVSQAPSCTFDILTAMQEFMMKLVDTDKSVDSLVIACKEQLEEAVSFA; encoded by the coding sequence ATGAAAAAAATACTTTGTGCGTTTTTGACGCTGGCACTTTTTTGCGCGGTCGGCGCGGGCTGTCGCCCGAACATTATCGACAAACCCGACGACGAATACGAGGTCAACCTCAACGTCGATAAAAACATTTCCGAAACGCTCACCATACTCGTGCCCAGCAACGACGGCGGGTTGGAAGAATCCTATATCGAGGCGTTAAAGCCCGGATTTAAGGAAATGTTCCCCAACGTGGAGATCAAACTCGACCGCCGCACCATTTCGGATGCGAAATATGCGGAGTCCATCAGCAGCGCGATCGCTTCGAGCAACGTTCCCGACCTGTTTTACACCAACACGGTCTTTTATTACTATCTCGTGAGCAAAAACTGCGTCGTCAGCCTGGAACCTTACTACGAGGCGACGAAAAAGGCGGGCACGCTCGATCTGGAAGCGGATTATTACAATTCGTTTTTCAACATGAGCACGTATGAAAACAAGCGCTACGTCGTGCCCCGCTCGATGGATTCCGTCGTCACCTATTACAATACGGAAATTTTGCAGGCGGCGGGCATCGATCCCGAAACGGACGAGCGCTTTTCCAACGATTGGACTTGGGAAGACCTCGTTTCCGTCTGCTACGATCTGAACGCTTACTTTTCGAGCGAGGAAGGCAAAGCGGCGGGCTACGGCAATGCTTTCGCTCTGCACGCGGATTTCGATTGGGAAGCGGTGTTCAACGCGATGATGCTTTCCTACGGCGCGGAAGTGTTCGACGGGGAAGGTAAAGTCGCCGTCGAATCGGAAAACATGAAAACCATGGCGAAAATGATCCGCGAACTGGCGGAGGCGGGGAGGATCCTGCGCACGAGTACTTCGGGCTCCACGTTCGGCAACGGAAATTGCGCATTTCATTTTTCCTCCCTCGGACCCGCGAGAATGGATCTGAACGCGGCGATCAAAGGTAAATTCGACGCGCTGCCGTTCCCTTTGATCGGAAAAGATCCGAAAATCGGCTGCGGTTTCGCGGGCTGGGGCATCAGTTCCACGACGCCTGTCGGCGCCAAGCGCGACCTTGCCTGGCAGTTTCTCCAATACATGATCTCCAAGGAAGGGCAGAGCGCGCTCATCAACGCGGGGCTTGCCACGCCCTCCGTGCGTATCGATCTTGCGGAAGAAAAGGCTTGGTCGAAGGGCTATCAGGACCTCAATCTCGACGCCTGGCTCGTCGGGGAAGAATACAAAGTTTCCTCCAAATTTTTCGTTTCGCAGGCGCCTTCCTGCACATTCGATATCCTCACCGCCATGCAGGAATTTATGATGAAACTGGTCGATACCGATAAGTCGGTGGATTCGCTTGTGATCGCCTGCAAGGAGCAGTTGGAGGAGGCGGTATCGTTCGCATGA
- a CDS encoding carbohydrate ABC transporter permease, translating into MISVTLKKRIRGSVSGWLFVLPMTVGICVFTLVPIVQSFYYSFFNYDVVSVFDFVGFGNYIKVFTESEMSKVVTNTLFFAAVNIPVVMCGSYLLALFLNVNVKGIKVFRVLYYLPCVMPAIVGGIVWSYLMRDNPETPGIFNQFLISLGLSSSAFFNAENLTAILSIVLMNLWSLGGGTIIWLAQFKNIPKQLYEAAEMDGAGAGRKFFSITLPMSTPMIFYNLITTFIVTLQFNGTLTFAPNGGRGNDKATYMFGLKIYHEAFRRYNMGYACALAWVLVVAVGLLTGLVFKTNKWVQYDS; encoded by the coding sequence ATGATTTCCGTAACGCTTAAAAAAAGGATACGGGGGAGCGTGAGCGGCTGGCTGTTCGTGCTCCCGATGACGGTCGGCATCTGCGTCTTTACGCTCGTGCCCATCGTGCAGTCCTTTTATTATTCCTTTTTTAATTACGACGTGGTTTCCGTCTTCGACTTTGTCGGATTCGGAAACTATATCAAGGTGTTTACCGAATCGGAAATGAGCAAGGTCGTGACGAACACGCTGTTTTTCGCCGCCGTGAATATACCCGTCGTCATGTGCGGCTCCTATCTTTTAGCGCTGTTTCTGAACGTAAACGTAAAGGGGATCAAGGTGTTCCGCGTGCTTTATTATCTTCCGTGCGTGATGCCCGCCATCGTCGGGGGTATCGTATGGAGTTATCTCATGCGGGATAATCCCGAAACGCCGGGGATATTCAACCAGTTTTTGATCTCGCTGGGGCTTTCCTCCTCTGCATTTTTCAATGCGGAAAACCTGACGGCGATCCTTTCCATCGTGCTGATGAATTTATGGAGTTTGGGCGGCGGCACCATCATCTGGTTGGCGCAGTTCAAAAATATACCCAAACAACTGTACGAGGCGGCGGAAATGGACGGCGCGGGCGCGGGAAGGAAATTTTTTTCCATCACCTTGCCCATGTCCACGCCCATGATCTTTTACAATCTGATCACCACCTTTATCGTAACGCTGCAATTCAACGGCACGCTCACTTTTGCGCCCAACGGCGGGCGGGGCAACGACAAGGCTACCTATATGTTCGGGCTGAAAATTTATCACGAGGCGTTCCGCCGCTACAACATGGGTTACGCCTGCGCCTTGGCGTGGGTGCTCGTGGTTGCGGTCGGGCTGCTGACGGGGCTGGTTTTCAAAACCAATAAGTGGGTGCAGTATGACAGTTGA
- a CDS encoding carbohydrate ABC transporter permease has protein sequence MTVEKKKTVKRVVGKAIVYFFLVLIAVILLFPYGFMLNRGLMSNERVLDAHMYYWTDGLHFINYVRAFSDGGYGMPLVNSLIVCLIVCVSTPLATLLASYAFARLEWIGKNTVFAVMMVTALLPSIVTQVPLYVLYNDMGLTNTLFPLFLPGLFFAGAMNVFLARQFLLGVPKELEESAKLDGANAFVRCFVICAPLCAPILIYLAVNAFIAAWGDYLTPSMYNNSTDAPFTLAYALYDMTSKETNSVHPEWIFAAATIMSVVPTVLFAVFQKYLIEGVQTAGLKG, from the coding sequence ATGACAGTTGAAAAGAAAAAAACAGTAAAAAGAGTTGTCGGAAAGGCGATCGTTTACTTCTTTCTCGTACTGATCGCAGTCATATTGCTGTTTCCTTACGGATTTATGCTCAACCGCGGGCTGATGTCCAACGAGCGGGTGCTGGATGCGCATATGTACTATTGGACGGACGGGCTGCATTTTATCAATTACGTGCGCGCGTTCAGCGACGGCGGCTACGGTATGCCGCTCGTGAACAGTCTGATCGTCTGCCTCATCGTGTGCGTGAGCACGCCGTTGGCGACGCTGCTCGCCTCCTACGCGTTCGCGCGGCTGGAATGGATCGGCAAAAATACCGTGTTTGCCGTTATGATGGTGACGGCGCTCCTTCCCTCCATCGTCACGCAGGTGCCGCTCTACGTTTTATACAACGATATGGGGCTGACGAACACCTTGTTTCCTCTCTTTCTCCCGGGGCTCTTTTTCGCGGGGGCGATGAACGTATTCCTCGCCAGGCAGTTCTTGCTCGGCGTGCCCAAGGAGTTGGAAGAGAGCGCGAAACTCGACGGGGCGAACGCGTTCGTGCGGTGTTTCGTCATCTGCGCGCCGCTGTGCGCGCCCATCCTCATCTATCTGGCGGTCAACGCGTTCATCGCTGCATGGGGCGATTATCTCACGCCTTCCATGTATAACAACAGCACCGACGCGCCGTTTACGCTCGCCTACGCGCTCTACGATATGACGAGCAAGGAAACGAATTCCGTGCACCCCGAATGGATCTTTGCGGCTGCGACGATCATGTCGGTCGTCCCCACCGTTTTATTCGCCGTGTTCCAGAAATATCTGATCGAAGGCGTACAGACGGCGGGACTGAAAGGATAA